GGAACTCCCGAGTGGCCTTCATGGGTGTAGAACCCCATTTGCTGAGATAATTCCGGAGCATCTCCGGGCGGACCAGTGTGCGCAGAATCTCGGCCAGGTTGAGCGGATACACCGGGGTAGACAACAAGGTGAGCGACTGAATTCTGGAAGAATACTGAACAGACAGCCGCGACGCAATCAGGGCTCCGGTAGAGAAGCCGATCAGATGTACTTTTCCGGAGCTTGAGAATAGCTGCTTCAGTTCCTCCTCGGCGCTTAGCTGCCAGTCCCCCCGGCTTGAATGGAGCAGTTCCCTTCTGCTGCCCCCGTGTCCATGCAAGGTAAACATTCTGGACCTATAGCCGTTCGCCTCCAGAAACTGCGCAAGCGGAGAAATC
This genomic interval from Paenibacillus sp. FSL H8-0332 contains the following:
- a CDS encoding alpha/beta fold hydrolase; protein product: MESCLFIHGFTGGEYEISPLAQFLEANGYRSRMFTLHGHGGSRRELLHSSRGDWQLSAEEELKQLFSSSGKVHLIGFSTGALIASRLSVQYSSRIQSLTLLSTPVYPLNLAEILRTLVRPEMLRNYLSKWGSTPMKATREFQRLVRESFEVYPQLEVPTLIVQGRRDHLVKFKSADYLRQTIPSERRQVLIMERSGHMVCHSGESPAMMDEVLRFIRRSGDSV